A genomic region of Caldicellulosiruptor acetigenus contains the following coding sequences:
- a CDS encoding ABC transporter substrate-binding protein, producing MKSLKKVLAFVVLVAFIVSIVGMLGNTGVDAKTTEKVKIRAVTYFTGADPWTNTWKEAIKDFMAKNPNVEIVDEATPAANDAIRTKIKTDFASGNEPDVTFFFVGADAEPLLKSGKVFIWDDELKKDTKWSSNIYKSALAFTTYNGPIKEYKGKVYAIPTIGFYEGLYVNVDLFNKYNLPLPTDWNKFIKAVNTFKAKGIIPIAGSILESYYLIETFILSAGGPEGHNTPFHPSWEKGLNIIKDLYKMGAFPKDALTLQDAQAQALFADKKAAMMINGSWCVGGLKDKVNTKIMPVPVVPGGKAHPTDIIGGFGSGWYVSKDLNAKKNGWPVKFVKYITSPEVEAKFIAVGGVPAIKCKVPNVTPVAQSGYDMMAKANSVSMPIDAQILPEAFTKIRTDLAYVVTGKKTAKQLLAEAKKIQDRVKK from the coding sequence GTGAAAAGTTTAAAAAAGGTTTTAGCGTTTGTTGTTTTGGTTGCTTTTATAGTAAGTATAGTAGGAATGCTTGGCAACACTGGGGTAGACGCAAAGACTACAGAAAAGGTTAAAATCAGAGCAGTGACATACTTTACAGGTGCAGACCCATGGACAAACACATGGAAAGAGGCTATTAAAGATTTCATGGCAAAGAATCCGAATGTAGAAATTGTTGACGAAGCTACTCCTGCTGCAAATGATGCAATCAGAACCAAGATTAAAACAGATTTCGCATCAGGCAATGAACCGGATGTAACATTCTTCTTTGTTGGTGCAGATGCAGAACCTCTGCTGAAGTCTGGCAAGGTATTTATTTGGGACGATGAATTAAAGAAAGACACAAAATGGAGCAGCAACATTTACAAGAGCGCTCTTGCATTTACAACTTACAACGGTCCAATTAAAGAATACAAAGGAAAAGTATATGCAATACCAACCATAGGTTTTTATGAGGGATTATATGTAAATGTGGATTTATTCAACAAATACAATCTTCCACTTCCAACCGATTGGAATAAGTTTATAAAAGCAGTTAACACATTCAAAGCAAAAGGCATTATTCCAATTGCAGGCTCCATACTTGAATCTTATTACTTAATAGAGACGTTTATCCTTTCTGCAGGTGGACCAGAGGGGCACAATACTCCGTTCCATCCAAGCTGGGAAAAAGGATTGAATATAATAAAGGATCTGTACAAGATGGGAGCATTTCCAAAGGATGCATTGACGCTTCAGGATGCTCAGGCACAGGCACTGTTTGCAGACAAGAAAGCTGCAATGATGATAAATGGTTCATGGTGTGTCGGTGGCTTAAAAGACAAGGTTAATACAAAGATAATGCCGGTACCAGTTGTACCTGGCGGCAAGGCGCATCCGACCGACATAATTGGTGGTTTTGGTTCTGGCTGGTATGTGAGCAAAGATTTGAATGCAAAGAAGAATGGCTGGCCAGTAAAATTTGTAAAATACATTACATCTCCTGAAGTTGAAGCTAAATTTATAGCAGTTGGCGGAGTTCCGGCAATTAAATGTAAGGTTCCAAATGTTACTCCAGTTGCGCAGAGCGGTTATGATATGATGGCAAAGGCTAACTCTGTTTCGATGCCAATTGATGCTCAGATATTACCAGAAGCATTTACAAAGATTAGAACGGACTTGGCATATGTTGTAACAGGCAAGAAAACCGCAAAGCAGCTTTTGGCTGAAGCTAAGAAGATTCAAGATAGAGTAAAGAAATAA
- a CDS encoding carbohydrate ABC transporter permease, which translates to MQVLKNKKYAILLLLPALILVGIFIYYPLFATFYYSFFDWRDFSNYKTFVGLDNYVQMIQDYAVRKALINTLIMMVCVIVFQVGIALILALIVDSIKSGYKFFRTVFFFPVVISGTAIGLMFYLAYAYDYGLLNAIITAFGGQKKVWVTENSALTMVLIPVIWQYVGFYFVIFLAALSKVPHDIYESALIDGITGIKKAVYITIPLIWDVIAVCISLAIVGTFKVFDIVYVITGGGPMDASQVLGTYLYKVAFTGQNQGYASAIGVLIIILGIILSTISNKLTERETITY; encoded by the coding sequence ATGCAGGTGCTGAAAAATAAAAAATATGCCATTTTGTTGTTGCTTCCCGCATTAATTTTAGTAGGTATTTTTATCTACTATCCATTGTTCGCAACATTTTATTACAGTTTTTTTGACTGGCGAGATTTTTCTAACTATAAAACCTTTGTGGGACTTGATAACTATGTTCAGATGATTCAAGATTATGCTGTAAGAAAAGCACTTATCAATACCCTCATTATGATGGTATGTGTAATTGTTTTTCAGGTTGGAATTGCCCTTATCTTGGCTTTGATAGTGGACAGTATAAAATCAGGGTATAAATTTTTCAGGACAGTTTTCTTTTTCCCTGTTGTAATTTCTGGCACTGCAATAGGATTGATGTTTTATTTAGCATATGCGTATGACTATGGTCTTTTGAATGCAATTATAACTGCTTTTGGCGGACAGAAAAAGGTCTGGGTTACTGAAAATTCAGCTTTAACTATGGTTTTAATACCAGTAATATGGCAGTATGTGGGCTTTTATTTTGTTATCTTTCTTGCAGCGCTTTCAAAAGTTCCTCATGATATATACGAATCTGCTTTGATTGATGGAATAACAGGAATAAAAAAAGCTGTTTATATAACAATTCCGCTTATATGGGATGTTATTGCGGTGTGTATATCACTTGCAATTGTTGGAACATTCAAGGTATTTGACATAGTGTATGTTATAACTGGTGGTGGTCCTATGGATGCCAGCCAGGTTTTGGGCACTTATTTATATAAAGTAGCATTTACAGGTCAAAATCAGGGTTATGCTTCTGCAATAGGTGTTTTAATAATAATTCTTGGTATAATTTTATCGACAATTTCTAACAAACTCACAGAAAGAGAAACAATAACCTATTAG
- a CDS encoding carbohydrate ABC transporter permease, producing MNGMARKFTFMDVIKYLILILWACTTILPLLWVLNNSFKESNEILLNPMKLPSKLSFFNYSQLISYGNMNIFRGFLNSLIISGSVVLLVLLFGGFAAYVIARFDFKLTGIVKIFFTGAMLVPAFSIVIPSLVILRKLGLNGSYLALILPQTAGLLPFATLTLAGFMRTLPVELEEAAIIDGAGVLRIFFTIIVPLSIPGLVTTAIFVFLWSYNDLFMSLIFIPVREKQPICVLLSLVSSVYGTNYGAMMAALIITVLPVLILYVFLQEYVIKGMTAGAVKG from the coding sequence ATGAATGGAATGGCAAGAAAATTCACCTTTATGGATGTAATTAAATATCTTATCCTTATCCTGTGGGCGTGTACAACTATTTTACCACTTTTATGGGTCTTGAATAACTCTTTTAAAGAAAGCAATGAGATTCTTTTAAATCCAATGAAATTACCATCAAAACTTTCATTTTTCAACTACAGTCAATTAATAAGTTATGGAAACATGAATATATTTAGAGGTTTTCTCAACAGCCTAATTATTTCAGGCAGTGTAGTCTTGTTGGTTTTACTTTTTGGTGGGTTTGCCGCATACGTGATTGCGAGATTTGATTTCAAGTTAACTGGAATTGTTAAGATTTTTTTCACAGGCGCTATGTTAGTGCCAGCGTTTTCAATAGTGATTCCTTCCTTGGTCATATTAAGAAAATTGGGTTTAAATGGTAGTTACTTGGCACTTATACTTCCCCAGACGGCCGGTCTTTTGCCTTTTGCAACTTTGACTTTAGCAGGATTTATGAGAACCTTGCCAGTTGAACTTGAAGAGGCAGCTATAATAGATGGTGCCGGTGTGCTTAGAATATTTTTCACAATAATTGTTCCTTTATCAATTCCAGGTTTAGTAACAACAGCAATTTTTGTTTTTCTATGGTCATACAATGACTTATTTATGTCGCTCATATTTATACCTGTTCGAGAAAAGCAGCCTATATGTGTTCTTCTATCTTTGGTTTCGAGTGTTTATGGAACCAATTATGGAGCTATGATGGCAGCTTTAATTATCACGGTTTTGCCGGTTTTAATCTTATATGTATTTTTGCAAGAATATGTAATCAAGGGTATGACAGCAGGTGCAGTGAAAGGTTGA
- a CDS encoding SIS domain-containing protein, translating to MHKMLKEIYEQPSAMKRCYEGNVETIRLIAKNIKDRNINNIIFVARGSSDNAATFGKYIIEILSGIPVGLAAPSVASLYKRDLQLEKTCVIGVSQSGQSEDICSFLDMAKKNRAMTIAITNNPTSKLSLIAEYKLNMNVGDEEAVAATKSFTAEIVLLELFAAFLAEDDKLVFELSNIENIIEDALSKEGLIKENIERFRYMNECFILGRGVSFPIALEFALKIQETSYVRAKGFSTSDFRHGPLAMIDKNIPVFIVAPSDETIEDNIEIAERLIREGIDIITFSDSDKLNKKACKYVEIRKDLNKFIKPLFVVPLVQLFSYYLCMLKGNDPDKPRHLSKVTITK from the coding sequence ATGCATAAGATGTTAAAAGAGATTTATGAGCAGCCTTCTGCTATGAAAAGATGCTATGAAGGTAACGTTGAGACTATAAGGCTTATTGCAAAAAATATTAAAGATAGGAACATAAACAATATCATATTTGTTGCAAGGGGTTCATCTGACAATGCAGCAACATTTGGAAAGTATATAATTGAAATATTATCAGGAATTCCTGTAGGGCTTGCAGCACCATCTGTGGCATCACTTTATAAAAGAGATCTTCAATTAGAAAAAACCTGTGTGATAGGTGTATCTCAATCTGGCCAATCAGAAGATATTTGTAGTTTTCTGGATATGGCAAAAAAAAATAGAGCAATGACTATTGCTATAACAAACAATCCGACTTCTAAATTATCGCTTATTGCAGAGTATAAATTAAATATGAATGTTGGGGATGAAGAAGCCGTTGCAGCCACAAAGAGTTTTACTGCAGAAATAGTGCTTTTGGAGCTTTTTGCAGCATTTTTGGCCGAAGACGATAAATTGGTTTTTGAACTATCAAATATTGAAAACATAATAGAAGATGCGCTGAGCAAAGAAGGATTAATTAAGGAAAATATCGAAAGATTTAGATATATGAACGAATGTTTTATTCTTGGTAGAGGTGTGAGCTTCCCTATAGCACTTGAATTTGCCCTAAAAATTCAGGAGACAAGTTATGTGAGGGCAAAAGGATTTTCAACTTCTGATTTTAGACATGGACCTTTGGCTATGATAGATAAAAACATACCTGTGTTTATTGTAGCACCAAGTGATGAGACTATTGAAGATAATATAGAGATTGCAGAAAGATTAATACGGGAAGGCATTGATATAATAACCTTTAGTGATTCGGATAAGCTAAATAAAAAAGCATGTAAATACGTAGAAATAAGAAAGGATTTGAATAAATTTATAAAACCGTTGTTTGTAGTGCCCCTGGTGCAGCTTTTTTCATATTATTTGTGTATGTTGAAAGGAAATGATCCAGACAAACCACGACATTTAAGTAAGGTGACCATTACGAAATAA
- a CDS encoding response regulator transcription factor, whose translation MKKVVIIDDEEIIREGLKTFINWKKLNCEVVALAENGTEGLYIVERYKPDIIITDIRMFGLNGLEMIKEIKKKNKKSKIIIITAYRNIEYAQEAIKLGVFRLLFKPAKTDEIEKAVQEAIEEMEYERIADDKEALRQSVLQVIKMQKDEKEEKPLSFMASRILSYLLENYYKEISLQELAEEFYISHWHLSKLIKKELGLNYTDLINIIRIEQAKRLLAIPRYRVNEVGSMVGYNDNTYFCRVFKKLTGMSPQEYRNKYFAG comes from the coding sequence ATGAAAAAGGTAGTAATAATAGATGATGAAGAAATTATAAGAGAAGGTCTGAAAACTTTTATTAATTGGAAAAAATTAAATTGTGAGGTTGTAGCTTTAGCTGAGAATGGTACTGAGGGATTATACATAGTGGAAAGATATAAGCCAGACATCATTATCACTGACATTAGAATGTTTGGCTTGAATGGGCTTGAGATGATAAAGGAAATAAAAAAGAAAAATAAGAAAAGCAAAATTATAATTATTACAGCTTACCGCAACATTGAGTATGCTCAAGAAGCAATTAAACTTGGGGTTTTTCGATTGCTTTTTAAGCCAGCCAAAACAGATGAAATTGAAAAGGCTGTGCAAGAAGCAATTGAGGAGATGGAATATGAAAGAATTGCTGATGATAAAGAAGCTTTAAGGCAGAGTGTACTGCAGGTTATAAAAATGCAAAAAGACGAGAAAGAGGAAAAACCTTTAAGCTTTATGGCAAGTAGAATCTTGAGCTACCTTTTGGAAAATTACTATAAAGAAATTTCTCTTCAGGAACTGGCAGAAGAATTTTATATCAGTCACTGGCACCTCAGCAAATTGATTAAAAAAGAACTTGGTTTGAACTATACTGATTTAATCAATATTATCAGAATTGAGCAAGCAAAAAGGCTCTTAGCTATTCCACGGTATCGCGTCAATGAAGTTGGGAGCATGGTTGGATATAACGATAACACTTATTTTTGCAGAGTGTTTAAGAAGCTAACAGGTATGTCACCTCAAGAATATAGAAATAAATATTTTGCAGGTTAG
- a CDS encoding sensor histidine kinase — protein sequence MMKYIKSLFRLTSIKFKLLFALVIITCIPTLILGYIGYLKYAEILKDKFLKSQEVNIIQISSIIEYYTRNIYNFTQEVLYDNSIYNFYKALIDRNDDSELFDYIFKKDFEGYLNSLLLSRNDINLIAFNFSANNSLYYVSRENEKLDSPDVYAIYQKAKKTAGKPIIYVKPINKLYSDVYIGRIVYDRNTLDEIGLLIVKMNLNKLYDSITILKIKNYDAIAFVYRNKLIYVNFSDSTNLLGLEDLIVNKHKFELSSKFKNNYYFVKSDVPISGWTCYMFFSKKFLLNEINLVSKTLFLLFIITVFLSLLLINYIYLDITSPINQLIKYMKKVENGEMQIKIESNRKDEFGYLISSFNRMTEKINHLINQVYKARLIAKDAQIKALQAQINPHFLFNTLDVINWKAKFLGAEEISEMITALATLLEYSINREDSTLVPLQRELEYIDSYIFLVCKRNNHLRNLNFIKDIKSDDLLNYKIPFMTLQPIIENCIKHAFDYSIKDPTIIIEIEEYNNNLIIKVKDNGKGIEPEKLAHINNKLNKIPDFSEKDGCGIGLLNVHRRLRLLFGNQYRLSLNSIVGSGTEIVLTIPITK from the coding sequence ATGATGAAATACATCAAGTCTCTATTTCGTTTGACATCAATAAAGTTTAAATTACTTTTTGCACTTGTTATTATAACCTGTATACCAACCCTTATACTGGGATACATAGGATATCTCAAATATGCTGAAATATTAAAAGACAAATTTTTAAAATCTCAAGAAGTAAATATAATTCAAATTTCAAGCATCATAGAATACTATACTCGAAACATATATAACTTTACCCAGGAAGTCTTATATGATAACTCCATCTACAATTTTTATAAGGCATTGATTGACAGAAACGATGACTCAGAACTTTTTGATTATATCTTCAAAAAAGATTTTGAAGGATATCTGAATTCTTTACTTTTATCAAGAAATGATATAAATTTAATAGCCTTTAATTTTTCAGCAAACAATAGTCTTTACTATGTTAGTCGTGAAAATGAAAAGCTTGACAGCCCAGATGTTTATGCAATTTATCAGAAAGCTAAAAAAACAGCCGGAAAGCCAATTATATATGTAAAGCCAATTAATAAACTCTATTCTGATGTTTACATAGGAAGAATAGTATATGACAGAAACACTTTAGATGAAATTGGATTACTTATTGTTAAAATGAATTTAAACAAATTGTATGACTCTATAACAATATTAAAGATAAAAAACTATGATGCCATCGCTTTTGTTTACCGAAATAAGCTAATTTATGTTAATTTTTCAGATTCAACTAATTTATTAGGCCTTGAAGATTTAATTGTTAATAAACACAAATTTGAGCTTAGCAGCAAGTTTAAAAATAATTACTATTTTGTCAAGTCTGATGTGCCTATTTCAGGTTGGACATGTTATATGTTTTTTTCAAAGAAGTTTCTGTTAAATGAAATAAATTTAGTATCTAAAACGCTTTTTCTTCTCTTCATCATTACCGTGTTCTTATCATTGCTACTAATTAATTATATTTATCTGGACATAACCTCTCCAATCAATCAACTAATTAAATACATGAAAAAGGTTGAAAATGGAGAAATGCAGATAAAAATTGAATCGAACAGAAAGGATGAGTTTGGTTATTTAATCTCTTCGTTTAATAGAATGACCGAAAAGATAAACCATTTAATCAACCAAGTATACAAAGCAAGGCTTATTGCAAAGGATGCACAAATAAAAGCTCTTCAAGCGCAAATAAACCCGCACTTTTTGTTCAATACTCTGGATGTTATCAATTGGAAAGCTAAATTTTTAGGAGCAGAAGAGATCTCTGAAATGATCACAGCGTTAGCTACCCTTTTGGAGTACAGCATAAACCGTGAAGACTCAACCTTAGTGCCACTGCAAAGAGAATTGGAATATATTGATAGCTATATATTTCTGGTCTGCAAGAGGAATAATCATCTAAGAAATCTAAATTTCATAAAAGATATAAAGAGTGATGATTTGTTAAATTACAAAATACCATTCATGACGTTGCAACCAATAATAGAAAATTGTATTAAGCATGCTTTTGACTATAGTATAAAAGACCCTACAATTATAATAGAAATTGAGGAGTACAATAATAATCTTATCATAAAAGTGAAAGATAACGGCAAAGGTATCGAACCAGAGAAGCTTGCGCATATTAACAATAAGCTCAATAAAATACCTGATTTTTCAGAAAAAGATGGTTGTGGAATTGGCCTTTTAAATGTTCATAGACGTCTTAGACTTTTGTTTGGAAATCAATATAGGCTTTCATTAAATAGCATAGTCGGTAGTGGCACAGAAATTGTATTGACAATTCCTATTACTAAGTAG